One genomic segment of Catalinimonas alkaloidigena includes these proteins:
- the folE gene encoding GTP cyclohydrolase I FolE, whose amino-acid sequence MNNNQVVKTEKEAFEIAGDQHLMTSVETPLRADAFQKPNSQKIENITKLFEGIMEELGLDLRDDSLKGTPYRVAKMYVEEIFSGLNPENKPFVSVFDNKYQYSKMLVEKDITFYSACEHHFLPIVGKAHVGYVSHGKVIGLSKINRLVEYYGKRPQVQERMTLQIYKELQACLQTEDVIVLIEAEHLCVSSRGVKDTTSRTTTIEYGGAFSDKEMRDEFHKMIG is encoded by the coding sequence ATGAATAATAATCAAGTGGTAAAAACCGAAAAAGAAGCTTTTGAAATTGCAGGAGATCAACATCTGATGACCTCTGTAGAAACTCCTCTTCGTGCTGATGCATTTCAAAAGCCCAACAGCCAAAAAATAGAAAATATCACTAAACTTTTTGAGGGCATCATGGAAGAGCTGGGGTTGGACCTTAGGGATGATAGCCTGAAGGGAACCCCATATAGGGTGGCTAAAATGTACGTTGAGGAAATTTTCAGCGGGCTGAATCCCGAAAATAAACCCTTTGTGTCTGTATTTGATAACAAGTATCAGTATAGTAAAATGTTGGTAGAAAAAGACATCACTTTCTATTCTGCCTGTGAACATCATTTTTTACCCATTGTAGGTAAAGCCCATGTGGGGTATGTTTCTCATGGAAAAGTCATTGGCCTTTCCAAAATTAACCGTCTGGTAGAATATTACGGTAAAAGACCCCAGGTACAGGAGCGCATGACTTTACAGATTTATAAGGAGCTACAAGCGTGTTTACAAACCGAAGATGTGATTGTGCTTATAGAAGCTGAACATCTGTGTGTCTCCTCAAGAGGGGTGAAAGATACTACCAGCAGAACGACAACGATAGAATACGGAGGCGCCTTCTCCGATAAAGAGATGCGAGATGAATTTCACAAAATGATCGGTTAA
- a CDS encoding MerC domain-containing protein, with translation MTKNQLFKVSLDHIGLSVSLLCAIHCGILPFLLALAPLANLEFLQDPWLENSIIAISLLIATLSLIHGYLRHHRKFSPFWIVLSGFAFIFLGHTFPNAWAEILFTALGATTVALAHLVNWKLARSSQTRNKQAV, from the coding sequence ATGACCAAAAATCAATTATTCAAAGTTTCTCTGGATCATATAGGACTTTCTGTTTCGCTTCTCTGTGCTATCCATTGCGGTATTTTACCATTTTTGCTGGCATTAGCACCTTTAGCCAATCTGGAGTTTTTGCAGGATCCCTGGCTGGAAAATAGCATTATTGCAATCAGCCTGCTGATCGCTACACTTTCTCTGATACACGGATACCTCAGACACCATAGGAAATTTAGCCCCTTCTGGATTGTGCTTTCAGGCTTTGCATTCATCTTCCTGGGGCATACATTTCCTAATGCCTGGGCGGAAATCCTATTCACCGCTCTGGGAGCGACAACTGTCGCACTGGCGCATTTAGTTAATTGGAAGCTCGCCCGGTCATCTCAAACCAGAAATAAGCAAGCTGTTTAA
- a CDS encoding two-component regulator propeller domain-containing protein, whose amino-acid sequence MKTSQTKYPLIFLWLCLFAVTGHGQDESFRFEHITEQNGLSNNAATSIYQDSEGFMWIGTANGLNKYDGYEFEVLRYDPNDPKHSLRHNQISDIYEDREGRLWVTTSGGGFHEVDKHTGKVTRHEIMPLSSFEWNYLMSIYEDQDDNLWVCGFGGLALFDRETEEFTQYPAPGNPTSGKAPAVFSIARDSANRMWAGTSSGLYQFHQETGEFTYVEMDPSIDPQDFWCNYLYLDKEEVLWIGTDIGVHGRESEGLFRMDTKENKLVFNRFDPEGSISKKIYWNGIYEDNQGYLWVYGSEGLHRINKQTDEVLNFEYDPLKPTSLSHENVLAIYQDSEGAYWIGTAHGINKASASPGMFQTYQRIPAHASDVHDENAVSALLEDHTGTVWLGYSGSEPHGNPRGSLFQFDPNTKKIESLSIKDKAAGDLADNQVLSFLEDSKKRLWVGTGTALNLLDRKTGEFTHYDCEIPIWNMDEGASGKIWVGGKTGMASFDPEGKKFVYYKYNPLDTTRLKHLFVNDILASHTGEIWAATAAGIARLNPETDLFTHHLPIDAPSPKHLNDISVMTLYEDDEGIIWIGTRMGGLNRFDPGTNTFTHFTTREGLPSNTVFSIVGDDKGELWLGTNKGISHFDPEDKSFQNFDVSDGLPSSFAGVGSFSSSGKLMFGTDNGFVIFDPDSIQDNITIPPIYITSFQVMDEDREVPAGSIELAYDENFLSFDFVALNYDAPEKNQYAYMLEGVDKDWVYSDTRRFASYTDLDPGEYIFRVKASNNDGIWNEEGATIVVTILPPWWQTGWAYALYTVLGLSLLYSLRQYTVKRERLRHELNIQRMEAEKMHEVDQLKSHFFANISHEFRTPLTLLLGPLDKLMTEPAYAKEHSLFSMMQRNAQRLLHLINQLLDLSKLEAGRMQAEVKAGAIVPFLQSIGLSFTTLAERQQISYHFQYPNDHPVVYFDADKLEKIITNLLSNAFKFTPAGGSITFSARLHAAEKSITTPVQKPQDAAQLSLLELKVQDSGVGMSEEQLAHVFHRFYQADDSQQASEGSGIGLSLVRELVELHGGEVSASSEAEKGSCFTVKLPLWQAEFAEIVVGQEGNGKEQVLPPAASGYQTNGSPISESHSEAPLILVVEDNADVRAFIRENLQAVYRVMEAANGAAGYKKAIEHIPDLILSDVMMPSMEMPKMDGVELCTKLKTNEKTAHIPVILLTAKASGGDKIEGLETGADDYIIKPFKADELLVRIKNLIESRRKLREQFSREITLQPSSVKVSSADEQFLQRLLAIMEAHMADFTFGVESMGKELGMSRVQLYRKLKALTNQAPGDFIRMMRLKRAAELLAQDSGSIAEVAYAVGFNDPSYFSKSFHKQYGQTPSEYVAHTVL is encoded by the coding sequence ATGAAAACCAGTCAGACAAAATATCCGCTTATTTTTCTGTGGCTTTGCCTCTTTGCGGTAACTGGCCACGGACAGGACGAAAGCTTTCGTTTTGAGCATATTACTGAGCAAAATGGCCTATCAAATAACGCTGCCACCAGCATATACCAGGATAGTGAAGGCTTTATGTGGATTGGTACGGCAAATGGTTTGAATAAGTATGATGGGTACGAGTTTGAAGTACTTAGATATGATCCTAATGATCCCAAACATAGTTTGCGTCATAATCAAATTAGTGATATCTATGAAGATCGTGAAGGACGATTATGGGTAACTACTAGCGGTGGAGGATTTCATGAGGTAGATAAACATACAGGAAAAGTAACCCGCCATGAGATTATGCCGCTTAGTTCTTTTGAGTGGAATTATTTGATGTCCATCTATGAAGACCAGGATGATAATTTATGGGTATGTGGCTTCGGCGGGTTAGCGCTATTTGACAGAGAGACTGAAGAATTTACGCAATATCCTGCTCCCGGAAACCCAACATCAGGCAAAGCTCCGGCAGTTTTTTCAATTGCCAGAGATTCAGCAAATCGTATGTGGGCAGGTACTAGCAGTGGACTCTATCAGTTTCACCAAGAAACTGGTGAATTTACTTATGTGGAAATGGACCCTTCAATTGACCCACAGGACTTTTGGTGTAACTATCTGTATCTGGATAAAGAAGAAGTATTATGGATAGGTACTGATATTGGAGTGCATGGACGTGAGTCAGAAGGACTATTTCGCATGGATACGAAAGAGAATAAATTGGTATTTAATCGCTTTGATCCTGAAGGTTCAATAAGTAAAAAGATATATTGGAACGGCATATACGAAGATAACCAGGGGTACCTATGGGTATATGGATCGGAGGGTTTACACAGAATAAATAAACAAACCGATGAGGTACTTAACTTTGAGTACGACCCCCTCAAACCTACAAGCCTGAGCCACGAAAATGTTCTTGCAATCTATCAGGATTCAGAAGGAGCATACTGGATAGGAACAGCTCATGGAATCAATAAAGCAAGTGCTTCTCCCGGCATGTTCCAGACTTATCAGAGGATTCCTGCCCATGCTTCAGATGTTCATGATGAAAATGCAGTAAGTGCTTTGCTGGAAGATCATACCGGTACGGTCTGGCTGGGATATTCGGGCAGTGAACCACATGGAAACCCAAGAGGGTCGCTATTCCAATTTGACCCAAATACTAAAAAAATAGAGAGCTTATCCATAAAAGATAAGGCTGCTGGTGATCTGGCTGACAATCAGGTTTTGTCCTTTCTTGAAGATAGTAAAAAACGCCTGTGGGTAGGAACAGGTACTGCCCTGAATCTATTGGATAGGAAAACAGGTGAGTTCACACATTATGATTGTGAAATCCCGATATGGAATATGGATGAGGGGGCCTCTGGCAAGATATGGGTAGGGGGTAAAACCGGTATGGCATCTTTTGACCCAGAGGGCAAAAAATTTGTTTACTATAAGTATAATCCTTTAGATACCACCAGACTCAAGCACTTATTTGTAAATGATATTTTAGCCAGCCATACAGGAGAGATTTGGGCCGCTACCGCGGCTGGCATCGCTCGTTTAAATCCTGAGACAGACTTGTTTACTCATCACCTTCCCATTGACGCTCCATCACCGAAACACCTCAATGATATAAGTGTGATGACACTCTATGAAGATGATGAAGGCATCATCTGGATAGGGACCCGGATGGGAGGACTTAACCGCTTTGACCCAGGTACCAATACTTTTACGCATTTTACTACCAGAGAGGGACTTCCCAGTAATACTGTTTTTAGTATAGTTGGCGATGATAAAGGAGAGTTATGGTTGGGAACCAATAAAGGAATTAGTCATTTTGATCCTGAAGATAAGAGCTTCCAAAACTTTGATGTGAGTGATGGTTTACCCTCAAGCTTTGCAGGGGTAGGCTCTTTTAGCAGCAGCGGGAAGTTAATGTTTGGTACTGATAATGGCTTTGTCATCTTTGACCCGGATAGCATTCAGGATAATATTACTATTCCTCCGATTTACATCACGAGCTTCCAGGTGATGGATGAAGATAGAGAAGTCCCTGCCGGATCAATTGAATTAGCATACGATGAGAATTTCCTCTCTTTTGACTTCGTCGCGCTCAATTATGATGCTCCTGAGAAAAACCAGTATGCCTATATGCTGGAAGGTGTAGACAAAGACTGGGTCTACAGTGATACCCGCCGCTTTGCCAGCTATACCGATCTGGATCCCGGAGAATATATTTTCCGGGTCAAAGCTTCCAACAACGATGGCATCTGGAACGAAGAAGGAGCAACAATAGTGGTCACCATCCTCCCGCCCTGGTGGCAGACCGGCTGGGCTTATGCTTTGTATACTGTTTTGGGCTTGAGCCTTCTGTACAGCCTTAGACAGTATACGGTGAAAAGAGAAAGACTCAGACATGAACTGAATATACAGCGCATGGAAGCCGAGAAAATGCATGAAGTAGACCAACTCAAGTCTCACTTCTTCGCCAATATCTCTCATGAGTTCCGTACCCCCCTCACTCTGCTACTTGGTCCACTTGACAAACTGATGACTGAGCCTGCCTATGCCAAAGAGCACTCCCTCTTCAGCATGATGCAGCGCAATGCCCAGCGACTCCTGCACCTCATCAACCAGCTGCTGGACCTCTCCAAACTGGAAGCGGGCAGGATGCAGGCAGAAGTAAAAGCCGGCGCCATTGTACCTTTCCTCCAGTCTATCGGCCTGTCTTTTACCACCCTGGCCGAGCGACAGCAGATTAGCTATCATTTTCAGTACCCTAATGATCATCCTGTAGTCTACTTTGATGCTGACAAGCTGGAGAAGATCATCACCAATCTGCTTTCCAATGCTTTCAAGTTTACACCAGCAGGAGGAAGTATTACTTTCTCTGCCCGCCTGCATGCCGCGGAAAAATCAATCACTACTCCTGTACAGAAACCTCAGGATGCTGCTCAGCTCAGCCTGCTGGAACTCAAAGTACAGGACAGTGGGGTAGGTATGTCTGAAGAGCAACTGGCCCATGTCTTCCACCGCTTCTACCAGGCAGATGACAGCCAGCAGGCTAGCGAAGGCAGTGGCATCGGTCTGTCGCTGGTCAGGGAACTGGTAGAACTACACGGCGGAGAAGTCTCAGCCAGCAGTGAAGCCGAAAAAGGCAGCTGCTTTACAGTAAAACTTCCCCTCTGGCAGGCTGAATTCGCCGAAATTGTAGTAGGTCAAGAGGGTAATGGAAAAGAACAGGTATTACCCCCAGCCGCTTCCGGCTACCAAACGAATGGATCACCAATCTCCGAAAGCCATTCAGAAGCGCCTCTGATTTTAGTCGTAGAAGACAATGCCGATGTGCGGGCATTCATCCGGGAGAACCTGCAGGCTGTCTACCGGGTCATGGAAGCAGCAAACGGAGCAGCAGGCTATAAGAAGGCCATTGAACACATCCCCGACCTGATCTTAAGTGATGTGATGATGCCCAGCATGGAGATGCCCAAAATGGATGGAGTAGAACTCTGTACCAAACTTAAAACCAATGAAAAGACCGCTCACATTCCAGTGATCCTGCTCACCGCCAAAGCCAGCGGAGGAGACAAGATAGAAGGGTTGGAGACCGGAGCCGATGACTACATCATCAAGCCCTTCAAAGCCGATGAGCTTTTGGTCAGGATCAAAAACCTGATTGAGAGCCGCAGAAAGCTCAGAGAGCAGTTCAGCCGGGAGATTACCCTGCAGCCCAGCTCGGTCAAAGTAAGCTCAGCCGATGAGCAGTTCCTACAGCGGCTGTTGGCAATCATGGAAGCGCACATGGCAGACTTTACTTTTGGTGTAGAAAGCATGGGTAAGGAGTTGGGCATGAGCAGGGTACAACTGTACCGCAAGCTCAAAGCCCTGACCAACCAGGCACCAGGAGATTTTATCCGCATGATGCGTCTGAAAAGAGCAGCAGAGCTGCTGGCCCAGGATTCAGGCAGCATTGCAGAAGTAGCCTATGCTGTGGGATTCAACGATCCTTCCTACTTCAGCAAGAGTTTCCACAAGCAATACGGACAAACCCCTTCCGAATATGTAGCACATACGGTATTGTAG
- a CDS encoding Fur family transcriptional regulator, which translates to MNAARQAIQLLKSNGIRSTDKRIALLQLLISQPKAYTLNGLEAYFQMDRVTIYRSLNMFVDAHILMKIINQHGKAMYVYHQAHHCNHQIHPHLHCKHCGKIVCLPTLPDEYLHSLNQFEIEEMPLLMKGICMQCRRNHHS; encoded by the coding sequence ATGAACGCTGCCAGGCAAGCTATCCAACTTCTGAAAAGCAATGGCATACGATCAACTGACAAGCGAATTGCTTTGCTTCAGTTGCTGATTTCACAACCCAAGGCCTATACTTTAAATGGTTTAGAAGCTTATTTTCAGATGGACCGTGTCACCATATACAGATCGTTAAACATGTTTGTAGATGCTCACATCTTGATGAAAATAATAAATCAGCATGGTAAAGCTATGTATGTGTATCATCAGGCGCATCATTGCAATCATCAGATACACCCTCATCTACATTGTAAGCATTGTGGAAAGATAGTATGCTTGCCCACCCTACCAGATGAATATCTTCATTCCTTAAATCAGTTTGAAATAGAAGAAATGCCCTTATTGATGAAGGGTATATGCATGCAATGTAGGCGAAACCATCATTCATAG
- a CDS encoding GTP-binding protein: MKKIPVTVLSGFLGAGKTTLLNHILHKKHSMKVAVIVNDMSEVNIDAQLVKNENTLSRTDEKLVEMSNGCICCTLREDLLVEVEQLAKEERFDYLVIESTGISEPIPVAQTFTYVDELTGIDLSRFSRLDTMVTVVDALNFLKDFGSTETLQDRNLNEDDPNDQRTIVNLLTDQIEFADVIILNKTDLIDQEQLNVVKGILRKLNSTTDIIPTINGNVALERVLNTHKFDFEKAAGAAGWIKELENEHTPETEEYGISSFVYRSRMPFHPQRFWNLIQGGWSANIIRSKGLFWLATRSDQAFNWSQAGGSLRAEPAGVWWVSLSFLDRISHPLFQERKKEIEQKWDGVFGDRMNELVIIGIHLDQDLITAELEACLCTEEEWLMAQSGHSFKDPFPDWVPI, encoded by the coding sequence ATGAAAAAAATACCTGTCACTGTGCTCAGCGGCTTTCTGGGAGCAGGTAAAACCACCCTTTTAAACCACATACTGCACAAAAAACATAGTATGAAAGTGGCCGTTATCGTCAATGATATGAGCGAAGTCAATATTGATGCTCAGCTCGTGAAAAATGAAAATACGCTCTCTCGTACCGATGAGAAGCTGGTGGAAATGTCTAATGGCTGTATCTGCTGTACCCTGCGGGAAGACCTTCTGGTAGAAGTAGAGCAACTCGCCAAAGAAGAACGTTTTGATTATCTGGTGATAGAAAGTACAGGTATCTCCGAGCCTATACCAGTGGCACAAACCTTCACTTATGTAGATGAGCTTACGGGCATTGACTTGTCTCGTTTTTCCCGGCTGGATACCATGGTCACCGTGGTAGACGCATTAAATTTTCTCAAAGACTTTGGTAGTACAGAAACGCTGCAGGACAGAAATCTCAATGAGGATGATCCTAACGATCAGCGTACCATTGTGAACTTACTCACTGATCAGATTGAGTTTGCCGATGTTATTATTTTAAACAAAACTGACCTCATAGATCAGGAGCAGCTCAATGTGGTGAAGGGGATACTGAGAAAACTGAATTCCACGACAGACATAATTCCTACAATCAATGGAAATGTTGCTCTGGAGCGTGTTCTCAATACCCACAAATTTGACTTTGAAAAAGCAGCCGGAGCGGCGGGATGGATCAAAGAACTGGAAAATGAACATACTCCTGAAACTGAAGAGTATGGCATATCTTCGTTTGTGTACCGCAGCCGTATGCCTTTCCATCCCCAAAGGTTCTGGAATTTAATTCAAGGAGGATGGAGTGCCAATATTATCCGTAGCAAAGGGCTGTTCTGGCTGGCAACCCGCTCAGACCAGGCTTTCAATTGGAGTCAGGCGGGTGGTTCTTTACGCGCAGAACCGGCAGGCGTCTGGTGGGTCAGTTTGTCCTTTCTGGATAGAATCAGTCATCCTTTGTTTCAGGAAAGAAAAAAAGAAATAGAGCAAAAATGGGATGGCGTATTCGGTGACCGTATGAATGAGCTAGTCATCATCGGTATACATCTGGATCAGGATCTTATCACTGCGGAATTGGAAGCTTGCCTGTGTACTGAAGAAGAGTGGTTGATGGCCCAGTCCGGCCATTCTTTTAAAGACCCTTTTCCTGATTGGGTCCCCATCTAG
- a CDS encoding sensor histidine kinase: MSKLPSIHTQQLLEENELKYQLLIESVKDYAIFMLDPKGYIITWNSGANKLNGYTKEEAIGQHFSIFYPEEALKINHPAHELKVARETGKFEEEGWRIKKDGSKFWANVVISAIYDSDNKLTGFSKVTRDLTEQKKLQNELQKSEERSRLLIASVKDYAIFLLTPEGKIASWNEGAKKIKGYEAQEIIGCHFSRFYPPDAVASHYPNFELVEAMDKGRFEDEGWRIKKDGSKFWANVVITPIYSEQNQHIGFTKVTRDLSDRVRNEELMRKNAELHKVNTDLDNFVYSASHDLKSPIANLEGLLQLVESKISPKLDKHDRQIVAKMGTSIARLQSTIDSLVEVTKAQKNLEEPVEIVSFKEILEEVKEDLASSISSAKVDIKEELQVEELSFAKASLRCIMYNLLSNAIKYHSPKRKPEVKVRTYKSDGQIILCIKDNGLGLSQAHQAKLFGMFKRFHRHVEGSGVGLYIVKRTVENYGGRIEVRSKLNEGTLFRLYFDN; encoded by the coding sequence ATGAGTAAGCTTCCCTCCATACATACGCAACAGCTTCTGGAAGAGAATGAGTTGAAATATCAGCTGTTGATAGAGAGTGTAAAGGATTACGCTATTTTTATGCTGGACCCCAAAGGGTATATCATCACCTGGAATTCAGGAGCCAACAAGCTTAATGGTTATACTAAAGAGGAGGCTATTGGTCAGCACTTTTCTATTTTTTATCCCGAGGAAGCGCTTAAAATAAATCATCCGGCACATGAACTTAAAGTTGCAAGGGAAACAGGTAAGTTTGAAGAAGAAGGATGGAGAATCAAAAAAGATGGGAGTAAGTTTTGGGCCAATGTGGTTATCTCTGCTATCTACGACAGCGATAATAAGCTAACCGGCTTCTCAAAAGTAACAAGGGACTTGACCGAGCAAAAAAAGCTACAAAATGAGCTGCAAAAAAGTGAAGAACGGTCTCGTTTGTTAATTGCTTCAGTTAAAGACTACGCTATTTTTCTCCTGACCCCTGAGGGTAAAATTGCCAGCTGGAATGAAGGGGCAAAAAAAATAAAGGGTTATGAAGCACAAGAAATTATAGGCTGTCATTTTTCACGGTTTTATCCTCCGGATGCGGTAGCGTCCCATTACCCTAATTTTGAGCTCGTCGAAGCTATGGATAAAGGGAGGTTTGAAGATGAAGGGTGGAGAATCAAAAAAGATGGGAGTAAGTTTTGGGCCAATGTAGTCATCACGCCTATTTATAGCGAGCAGAATCAACATATCGGCTTTACCAAAGTTACCCGAGACCTGAGTGATAGAGTCAGGAATGAGGAACTCATGAGGAAGAACGCAGAACTACACAAGGTAAATACGGATCTGGACAATTTTGTCTATTCTGCTTCACACGATCTTAAATCCCCTATTGCCAATCTGGAAGGCTTACTACAACTGGTAGAAAGTAAGATAAGCCCTAAGCTTGATAAGCATGACAGGCAAATTGTTGCGAAAATGGGAACATCCATTGCAAGACTCCAGAGCACTATTGATAGCCTGGTAGAAGTGACTAAGGCTCAAAAGAATCTGGAAGAACCGGTAGAGATAGTTTCCTTTAAAGAGATATTGGAAGAAGTAAAAGAAGACTTAGCGTCTTCTATTAGTAGTGCCAAAGTAGATATTAAAGAGGAGTTGCAGGTAGAAGAATTGAGCTTTGCCAAAGCCAGTTTAAGATGTATTATGTATAATCTATTAAGCAATGCTATCAAATATCATTCGCCAAAAAGAAAGCCCGAGGTAAAGGTAAGGACTTATAAATCAGATGGACAAATTATCCTATGCATCAAAGATAATGGACTTGGCCTTAGCCAGGCACACCAGGCTAAGTTGTTTGGTATGTTCAAGCGCTTTCATAGACATGTAGAGGGTAGCGGGGTAGGCTTGTATATCGTAAAAAGGACGGTAGAAAACTATGGTGGGAGGATAGAGGTCAGGAGTAAGTTGAATGAAGGCACTTTGTTCAGGCTTTACTTTGATAACTAA
- a CDS encoding APC family permease — translation MISTSQSKTKTNGLVRKMGLLGLAATGICSMLGASINVVPFMIQRNVPGIGPYVLPAFLFAAIPAIFAAFAYSILASAMPRAGGSYIYASRGLNPYLGFVASFSQWFGLSIVIGVVSYVIIPFIRDVAVSMNWQEMAVLLDKGWIRVSLAIFLLWIFVGINIRGAKSYERTLIPLMFLMFALGAIVIVAGFIFDQQDFAAGLLAKEGRVHEAAASPAFSLDTFLAASALLFSSFIGFDSIAQAGGEAKNPSRTLPLAIALAIIVVGSFYFLFTAAVYHTVPWSFIAEEVMQKDITAPGMLSYVLPSSLAVAIVAGAAIALINDLPAMLLSVSRLMFAWAEDGIFPKKIAKVHSRRHTPHIALIVSGIMASIGILGSHFAGDFFLGIDIMVTSMMVNFLLMCITLLRLPHVNPDLAEKVTVIRKRSMQQFLGWMGTLMLSGFLIIHSWKDLNSEAEAWYFHSTPIWLIVMSLASIIFFVKLAALKKQGVDTRQLFTKLPPE, via the coding sequence ATGATCAGTACTTCTCAATCCAAGACCAAAACAAATGGATTAGTCAGGAAAATGGGCCTGCTGGGTCTGGCCGCAACTGGTATATGCTCCATGCTAGGCGCCTCCATCAATGTAGTGCCATTTATGATCCAGCGGAATGTTCCGGGTATCGGTCCATACGTGCTGCCTGCTTTCCTTTTTGCCGCGATACCTGCCATATTCGCTGCTTTTGCCTATAGTATTCTGGCTTCAGCCATGCCCCGGGCAGGGGGGAGTTACATCTACGCCAGCCGCGGGCTCAACCCTTACCTCGGTTTTGTCGCCAGCTTCTCCCAATGGTTCGGCTTATCCATTGTCATTGGCGTAGTATCCTATGTTATCATTCCCTTTATCCGAGATGTGGCCGTCAGTATGAATTGGCAGGAAATGGCTGTACTGCTGGACAAAGGATGGATACGGGTGAGTCTGGCAATATTTTTATTATGGATTTTTGTGGGTATAAATATAAGAGGAGCGAAATCCTATGAGCGCACCCTGATTCCCCTTATGTTCCTGATGTTTGCGCTGGGCGCTATCGTAATTGTAGCCGGTTTTATTTTTGACCAGCAGGATTTTGCGGCCGGACTGCTTGCCAAAGAAGGACGAGTGCATGAGGCAGCAGCTTCACCTGCTTTTAGCTTGGATACATTTCTTGCAGCATCTGCGCTTCTGTTTTCCAGCTTTATTGGCTTTGACTCCATTGCCCAGGCAGGAGGGGAGGCCAAGAATCCATCGCGCACTTTGCCGCTGGCTATTGCTTTGGCAATCATAGTGGTGGGAAGCTTTTATTTTCTTTTTACCGCAGCGGTTTATCATACCGTGCCCTGGTCTTTTATAGCCGAAGAGGTCATGCAGAAAGACATCACCGCACCGGGTATGCTGAGCTATGTGCTTCCTTCCAGCCTGGCGGTAGCCATTGTAGCCGGGGCAGCTATCGCCCTGATCAATGATCTCCCCGCCATGTTACTCTCCGTATCCCGCCTGATGTTTGCCTGGGCAGAAGATGGCATCTTTCCTAAAAAAATCGCAAAAGTACATTCCCGCAGACATACACCCCATATCGCCCTGATTGTGAGTGGCATCATGGCCAGCATAGGCATTTTGGGAAGCCACTTTGCCGGCGACTTCTTCTTAGGTATAGATATTATGGTGACTTCTATGATGGTTAATTTTTTGCTGATGTGTATTACGCTGCTGCGTCTTCCGCATGTCAATCCTGATCTGGCAGAGAAAGTAACGGTAATTCGTAAGCGGAGCATGCAGCAATTTTTAGGATGGATGGGCACGCTGATGCTGTCTGGCTTTTTGATTATCCATAGCTGGAAAGACTTAAACAGCGAAGCGGAGGCCTGGTATTTTCATTCTACCCCCATCTGGCTCATTGTCATGAGCTTGGCTTCCATCATATTTTTCGTAAAATTAGCAGCACTAAAAAAGCAGGGTGTAGATACCCGGCAATTGTTTACCAAGCTTCCTCCCGAATAA
- a CDS encoding Fur family transcriptional regulator: MDNKGLLGDLLRAHGLKKTPIRMEILGFFLDNDFALSASDILAKMTTEHDRVTVYRALNSFEEHGILHRASEDAQGTKYALCGKHCPDEQHTEKHAHFICEECQQTYCLEDVKVPKVKVSDNFSVHKVNYTLSGICKTCNH, from the coding sequence ATGGACAATAAAGGACTGCTAGGCGACCTATTACGTGCGCATGGATTGAAGAAAACTCCCATAAGAATGGAAATTCTGGGGTTTTTCCTGGATAATGATTTTGCGCTTTCCGCAAGTGATATTTTGGCTAAGATGACTACAGAGCATGACCGGGTTACAGTATATAGAGCATTGAACTCTTTTGAAGAACATGGTATTTTACACCGTGCCTCTGAAGACGCACAAGGCACCAAATACGCATTATGCGGGAAGCATTGCCCGGATGAGCAGCATACAGAGAAACATGCTCATTTCATCTGTGAAGAATGTCAGCAGACTTACTGTCTGGAAGATGTAAAAGTGCCTAAAGTAAAAGTGTCTGATAATTTTTCTGTTCATAAAGTTAATTACACACTAAGTGGCATCTGTAAAACCTGTAACCACTAA